AGGAGTGGAGAAGTAGGAGGAGTAGATAAGGAAGTGAAGATAATCCCAAAACAACAAATATATCATGATGAACATTATAACATGGAATGTAAGGGGCATGAATAAGGTGTATAAGCAAAAACTACTAAAAAAAATTTGTAAGGAGAATAATGTAGCAATAATAGTATTTCtggaaaataaagtaaaagaaagtaaggTTGATGCAATAATGAGGAAAGTAGTTGGGGACTGGAAGTGGGTAACCAACTATGAAGTAGAACCAGGTGGGAAAATTTGGGTTGTTTGGGATCAGGCAAGGTTGGAGTTTGAAGTCAAACAAATACATGATCAATACATAGCAGGGCAGATAACCATGAGGCAATGTAAcagtaacttcttttttgttgcAGTATATGGGAAACATAATATCCAAGATAGGAAGAGTATATGGAAAGATCTCAAAGGGACAATGAATGGAGTAAATTGGCCAAGTGTTCTAATGGGGGATTTCAATAGTATTATGTCCATTGAAGATAGAATACAAGGGAACCTAGTACAAGATGTGGAAGTGAGAGATTTTAAAAACATTGTAGGGGAGGTTGGATTGATTGAAATTAGAACAATAGGGAGATATTACACATGGACAAATAACACTGTGCATAGTAGAATTGATAGAATCCTAGTCAATGTAGAATGGATACAAAAGTGGCCTCAAATGGAGGGGATCATCATGCAACATGAGTTTTCTGATCACTGCCCATTGATGATAACTATGGCTGAAGATATTGTACAAGGTAAGAGACCTTTCAAGCTTTTCACCTGCCTAGCTAACCATTAGAAATTTAAGAAAATAGTGAGTCATTGCTGGAGGAGGAAACATAGGGGCAACAAGATGCAAAATGTTTGGTACAAGCTTAAACCAATGAAAGGTGAACTAAAAAAGTTAAACACTCAAGAATACATGAGTGTGGGGGgtaagataaaagaaacaaaaaacaaaCTGATACAGCTTCAACAAGATATGCAATCTCCAGAGAATGATAGTGCAGTCAAAGATGAAGAAACGAAGACTAAAATGGAGCTGGCTAAATAGATGGAAGTAGAGGAAAGCATAATGAAACAAAAGGCTAGAGTCAGGTGGCTAAAAGAGGGGGACTCCAACACAACATATTTTCATGCTTGTGTGAAAAACAGACAAGCAAGGAATCACATTGGAAGACATACAAATAATGAAAGGCACATACTGCAGAGCACAAAGGAGGTTGAAGAGGAGATCCTACAGTTATATAAAGCACTACTAGGTACAACAGCATTTGCTTTGCCAGTAGTGAATCCAGATATAATAAGGAGTGGGAATATGCTGAGCAGGAATCAACAAATGCTGCTAATAAAGCCAGTTACAAAGGAAGAAGTACTGACATCTTTGAAGGGTATAGATGATAGCAAGGTACCAGGATGTGATGGATATAATGCCTATTTTTTCAAGAGGACATGGAGCATAACAGGAGAGAAAATTACATCAGCAGTATTGGACTTCTTTGAAAATATAGATTTGTGCAAATCCATAAACTGCACTACTATTACCTTGATCCCTAAAGTGAATAATCTAACAAATATCAAGGAGTTTAGGCCTATTTTCTGTTGTACAGTGCTATATAAGATAACCTCCAAGATGCTAACATCAAGATTACAGGAAGTCATGCCAGAATTTATAGATAAATGCGAAACAGCTTTTGTTCCAAGGAGAATGATAGCTGATAACATCATCATGAGCCATGAGCTGG
This genomic stretch from Nicotiana sylvestris chromosome 9, ASM39365v2, whole genome shotgun sequence harbors:
- the LOC138878433 gene encoding uncharacterized protein, which produces MATNGKLQVEGLEQEIVGAKGGDEVNVVYGKHNIQDRKSIWKDLKGTMNGVNWPSVLMGDFNSIMSIEDRIQGNLVQDVEVRDFKNIVGEVGLIEIRTIGRYYTWTNNTVHSRIDRILVNVEWIQKWPQMEGIIMQHEFSDHCPLMITMAEDIVQGELKKLNTQEYMSVGGKIKETKNKLIQLQQDMQSPENDSAVKDEETKTKMELAK